From one Brachypodium distachyon strain Bd21 chromosome 4, Brachypodium_distachyon_v3.0, whole genome shotgun sequence genomic stretch:
- the LOC100833624 gene encoding dirigent protein 21 gives MAAKALLLVLFTAATLLSPTPATAADSDGLTKFKVYFHDVLSGKSPTAIRIAQSPTTNSSSTFFGAMVAIDDPLTTTPAATGSPAKSKDEVGRAQGSYTFADQTTFGLLMSMNFVFTAGDHKGSSLAIYGRNEVLSTVREMSVVGGTGKFRMARGYVEARTVDSGNTSGETVVEYTVFVKTAAGGAA, from the coding sequence atggccgccaaggctctcctcctcgtcctcttcACCGCCGCAACCCTCCTATCCCCAACcccagccaccgccgccgactccgACGGGCTAACCAAGTTCAAGGTCTACTTCCACGACGTGCTCTCGGGCAAATCCCCGACAGCAATCCGGATCGCCCAATCCCCCACCACAaactcctcctccaccttctTCGGCGCCATGGTGGCCATCGACGACCCGCTCACCaccacccccgccgccacggGATCCCCGGCCAAATCGAAAGACGAGGTCGGCCGCGCGCAGGGGAGCTACACCTTCGCCGACCAGACCACCTTCGGGCTCCTCATGAGCATGAACTTCGTGTTCACCGCCGGGGATCATAAAGGGAGCAGCCTGGCGATTTACGGGCGGAACGAGGTGCTTTCGACGGTGAGGGAGATGAGCGTTGTGGGTGGGACGGGCAAGTTTCGGATGGCGCGAGGGTATGTGGAGGCCCGGACTGTGGATTCCGGGAATACTTCTGGGGAGACTGTTGTTGAGTACACCGTGTTTGTCAAGACTGCTGCCGGAGGAGCTGCTTGA